One part of the Clostridium thermosuccinogenes genome encodes these proteins:
- a CDS encoding TadE/TadG family type IV pilus assembly protein — protein sequence MINIFMEISAWAVHGYGRSRKRCSVINSVYHADGGDMPLPTEDSRGSITVEAAIIVPFIFIVLIVVILTFLLMYQQALLTQTASMAAKQAAESWMETGMSLDMEEPAKKDKLSVGDLYSGFLSIFDSGFEYSEVLKKAQEADIPQGTQEERIRDIRALVISRMRTAVIKADLTKMNIRFSNGIMQKKLVVELTQNFKLPMGKLISLFTGSESIKLTACGTAVIEQPAEYIRNVDLVLEYMDRFGPKLELDGIFDSLKEKILGRFSK from the coding sequence ATGATAAACATATTCATGGAAATTTCCGCATGGGCTGTGCATGGATATGGGCGCAGCAGAAAAAGATGCTCCGTAATTAATTCTGTTTACCATGCAGATGGGGGTGATATGCCTTTGCCAACAGAGGATAGTAGGGGAAGCATTACTGTAGAAGCTGCAATTATAGTGCCTTTTATATTTATAGTGTTAATAGTGGTAATTCTGACATTTCTTTTAATGTATCAGCAAGCGCTGCTCACTCAAACAGCATCCATGGCAGCAAAGCAGGCAGCCGAAAGCTGGATGGAAACCGGCATGTCGCTGGACATGGAGGAGCCGGCCAAGAAGGACAAGCTTTCCGTCGGTGATTTGTATTCAGGATTTCTAAGCATCTTTGATTCAGGCTTCGAATATTCCGAAGTGCTTAAAAAGGCACAGGAAGCGGATATTCCGCAAGGCACGCAGGAAGAAAGAATCCGGGATATCCGCGCTCTTGTCATATCAAGGATGAGAACGGCAGTTATAAAGGCGGATTTGACAAAAATGAACATCCGGTTCTCCAACGGTATTATGCAAAAAAAGCTGGTAGTTGAGCTCACGCAGAATTTCAAGCTGCCTATGGGAAAACTGATTTCCCTCTTTACAGGCAGTGAAAGTATCAAGCTTACAGCTTGCGGTACGGCTGTGATAGAACAGCCTGCGGAATATATACGCAATGTGGACCTTGTGCTGGAATATATGGACCGGTTTGGTCCTAAGCTTGAGCTGGACGGTATTTTCGACAGCTTGAAGGAAAAGATACTGGGGAGATTCAGCAAGTAA
- a CDS encoding TadE/TadG family type IV pilus assembly protein, whose translation MRLIKDCRGAISVYLCIIFIALLLLAGVIIDASRIMVAERKVENALNAAARSVLADYSADMVGDYGIFGVDTMSGANTAEEDFLYYLKQNLSERNPRFRFIRYEICQESGETSLVGSGSLLRGYDFRNQILQHMKYKAPIASIQNIVSKFKASGLSGKLSFAKSEKEVRSKWKAVKKQRDSVNKLISEAKEFTGHDLEAFLGIRQKLQEAMELNDGIAGSLQAYEEEKEKSDAVALAVNSSNSDVNGMQISTARTSFDGLKEASSALKDQIAANISNLDNIIDQVEKMQAELAGLNTEAAVLRDKIQELQRIVDSSRGNGGDKESEDGSEEGKGGSKSQGHKESRSGEDQADKAEKELAELNNRLESLEGQIEGLNSRIRDMQSNFQLAEMRLLPEEDTDTPRKELNSELEKSAKGLIKKLVEDIGLYRADMDQERMIDARYLEGGSDAYEQKELVNGLEGRDGILEENEAEAENMNVLGIMSQLVNALTDVGESALEKIYITEYIMDRYSYLSSKAERKHFFENGEVEYILWGDVNWSRNVTKTVGTIWTIRFAINTIDTFATSPVPEPVTRLINALTEGFLLSCKDMMDLCQGKEIGICPSVKNGIKLNYADHLRICLLLSSSTEKGEINRLNNMRQLMQINIKELDDGFALKNYSTMLHGKVKVKINLWFLPVFNLDRMGFKNFEGGSYVIEKETHIGY comes from the coding sequence GTGAGGTTGATTAAAGACTGCAGGGGGGCAATTTCAGTATATCTGTGCATAATCTTTATAGCGCTGCTTCTGCTGGCGGGAGTGATAATTGATGCCTCCAGAATCATGGTTGCCGAACGCAAGGTTGAGAATGCGCTAAATGCGGCGGCAAGGTCGGTTCTTGCAGACTACAGCGCCGATATGGTCGGAGACTACGGAATATTTGGCGTTGATACCATGTCCGGTGCAAATACAGCAGAGGAGGACTTCTTATATTACCTTAAGCAAAATTTATCGGAAAGGAATCCGCGCTTCAGGTTTATCCGTTATGAAATATGCCAGGAAAGCGGAGAAACATCTTTGGTAGGCTCAGGAAGCCTTCTTCGGGGATACGATTTCAGAAATCAGATACTCCAGCATATGAAATATAAAGCACCCATTGCCTCTATCCAGAATATAGTCAGCAAGTTCAAGGCCTCCGGATTGTCAGGCAAGCTGAGCTTTGCCAAGAGCGAAAAGGAAGTACGCTCTAAATGGAAAGCCGTCAAAAAGCAAAGGGATTCTGTGAACAAGCTGATTTCAGAAGCAAAGGAGTTTACAGGACATGATTTGGAAGCTTTTTTGGGTATACGGCAAAAACTGCAGGAAGCCATGGAGCTAAACGACGGCATTGCAGGAAGCTTGCAGGCTTATGAGGAGGAAAAGGAAAAATCGGATGCGGTTGCCTTGGCGGTCAACAGCAGCAATTCCGATGTCAACGGGATGCAAATATCTACGGCTCGGACATCTTTTGATGGGCTCAAGGAAGCGAGCAGCGCTCTGAAAGATCAAATAGCGGCCAATATAAGCAATCTGGACAATATAATCGACCAAGTGGAGAAAATGCAGGCTGAACTGGCCGGATTAAATACGGAAGCTGCAGTTTTGAGGGATAAAATACAGGAGCTTCAAAGGATTGTAGATAGCAGCAGGGGAAACGGTGGTGACAAAGAGTCGGAAGATGGCAGCGAGGAAGGCAAGGGAGGAAGCAAAAGCCAAGGGCACAAAGAAAGCCGGTCAGGAGAGGATCAAGCTGATAAAGCAGAAAAGGAACTGGCGGAGCTAAATAATAGATTGGAAAGCCTGGAAGGACAGATTGAAGGCTTGAACTCCCGGATAAGGGACATGCAGAGCAATTTTCAGCTGGCCGAAATGAGGCTGCTTCCGGAAGAAGATACTGACACCCCAAGGAAAGAACTCAATTCGGAACTGGAGAAATCTGCAAAAGGCCTGATCAAAAAGCTGGTAGAGGATATAGGCTTATATCGGGCGGATATGGACCAAGAAAGGATGATAGATGCCAGATATCTTGAAGGCGGCAGTGATGCATACGAACAGAAGGAGCTGGTGAACGGTTTGGAAGGCCGGGATGGAATTTTAGAGGAGAATGAAGCCGAAGCTGAAAATATGAATGTGCTGGGCATAATGAGTCAGCTGGTGAATGCCTTGACGGATGTAGGAGAAAGCGCTCTTGAAAAAATATATATAACTGAGTACATAATGGACAGATATTCCTATCTTTCTTCAAAGGCAGAGAGAAAGCATTTCTTTGAAAATGGGGAAGTGGAGTACATACTTTGGGGTGACGTCAACTGGTCCCGGAATGTAACAAAAACGGTGGGAACCATATGGACCATAAGGTTTGCCATAAATACAATAGATACCTTTGCCACCAGCCCGGTGCCCGAACCCGTAACACGCCTTATTAATGCGCTGACGGAAGGTTTTTTGCTTTCCTGCAAGGATATGATGGATCTTTGTCAGGGCAAGGAAATCGGCATATGCCCGTCGGTGAAGAATGGCATCAAGCTAAACTATGCCGACCATTTGAGAATCTGCCTGCTTCTATCCTCCTCGACGGAAAAGGGTGAAATAAACAGGTTAAACAATATGAGGCAGCTCATGCAGATAAATATAAAAGAGCTGGATGACGGCTTTGCCCTTAAGAATTACAGCACCATGCTTCACGGCAAGGTTAAAGTGAAAATAAACCTTTGGTTTCTGCCGGTTTTCAATCTTGACCGCATGGGGTTTAAGAATTTTGAGGGTGGCAGCTATGTAATTGAAAAGGAAACCCATATAGGGTATTGA
- a CDS encoding TadE/TadG family type IV pilus assembly protein, with protein MNCLPQNKRRGSVTIEAAIAFPVFLSFFLLLAFFVKIACINITLDHAVNETAKQLAASCYPITFLNDLEDDLLQEGIEFQMPSIEEELKKIGEYVKSGIDEEDIFAKLITGEFTAKDVKELVNNVIERIKEDYKDGLRSYLSSRYSGDYFSLKTKVKYAVVTHLMEKFLQEGMVDAGKIELKMIELPQGIVEYELKSRNEANRRIYEEWGLVPDPDNIVIAVEYSIKVPIPFFPEKGIVTRHVAVERAWLHGSSGVYEAWSSGEDDEKGKDSEDGSKDNGDSGDDIVYVTNYGKKYHADGCEYLKKSRKPISREYAVQKGYSPCKVCILKTAEYVWKKK; from the coding sequence ATGAACTGTTTGCCACAGAACAAAAGAAGAGGCTCCGTAACAATCGAAGCTGCTATTGCATTCCCGGTTTTTCTGAGTTTTTTTCTGCTTCTGGCTTTCTTTGTAAAAATCGCATGCATCAACATAACCCTCGACCATGCAGTTAACGAAACGGCCAAGCAATTGGCAGCGTCCTGCTATCCCATAACCTTTTTAAATGATTTAGAGGATGATTTGCTGCAGGAAGGCATTGAGTTCCAGATGCCTTCAATTGAAGAGGAATTAAAAAAAATAGGCGAATACGTCAAAAGCGGCATAGATGAGGAGGATATCTTTGCCAAGCTGATAACCGGGGAGTTTACAGCCAAGGATGTCAAAGAGCTTGTAAATAACGTAATAGAGAGGATCAAAGAGGATTACAAAGACGGGCTGAGAAGTTACCTGAGCAGCAGGTATTCCGGGGATTATTTCAGCCTCAAAACAAAAGTAAAATATGCAGTGGTAACACATCTTATGGAAAAATTCCTGCAGGAAGGAATGGTTGATGCCGGGAAAATAGAACTGAAAATGATTGAACTTCCCCAGGGAATAGTGGAATATGAGTTGAAAAGCAGGAATGAAGCAAACCGGAGGATATATGAGGAATGGGGTTTAGTCCCTGATCCGGACAATATTGTAATAGCAGTAGAATACAGTATCAAAGTTCCCATACCTTTTTTCCCGGAAAAAGGGATTGTCACAAGGCATGTGGCGGTGGAAAGAGCATGGCTCCATGGAAGCAGCGGAGTATATGAAGCCTGGAGCAGCGGTGAAGATGATGAAAAAGGTAAAGATTCCGAAGATGGCAGCAAGGACAATGGAGACAGCGGAGATGACATTGTGTATGTCACCAATTATGGCAAAAAATATCATGCGGATGGCTGCGAATATCTTAAGAAAAGTAGAAAACCGATAAGCCGTGAATATGCTGTTCAAAAGGGCTATTCACCCTGCAAGGTATGCATATTGAAAACAGCTGAATATGTATGGAAAAAGAAATAA
- a CDS encoding MSCRAMM family protein: MKPHALSDFIRKTSYLLAAVLAGLCLFLTIFIFSINRTVLNMEFHRYLFEKNDIYGHVYEVINASMPGFLKDLEKSLPDDVKQQVDLAGMLESSVTSDMVKTNLDSLRDGLFQYFSGQSMFLPEIYFEINPSLYTENRVQTNNQLDMAVQAFSKIDRINLSAVLLYLNRNDISDLFLFIKFIYYVFNTAPGILLLIALLLFFISLILSRKPADISRWASILSASCGIAGFLSGSGLILYIYIFMKGAAYPLTASLPLEGEVIVSYIRECMLPSSVFTLASGLIFCIISIVLHYAPSVLPSVFSGKSKMPQKVVVLNNNVLQTLKLTAYVFLCLLIVSFISLKLQSFKRDYEANNFASAVEKMKNSNKITQVISAKDEAIYTVNIKLIDKETEEPVPGIMVDINGESASSGKKYDLTSITDETGTARFTVDKGNFKASFVSTDFPREYQMPSPFFFEMKTAGTTIITIRLERQPVLVQDGMGIIEIEVLDKDNKPLEGLELTLGEVVLGLENDTRYNVFSYTNSEGIAVFKVAPGTYSASFTEPGLIKSYVTPSPFEVTAAQGSIARYTIRLAEP; this comes from the coding sequence ATGAAGCCACATGCTTTATCGGATTTCATCAGAAAAACTTCATACCTTCTTGCAGCTGTCCTGGCAGGTCTTTGCCTGTTTTTAACCATATTTATATTCAGCATTAACCGTACGGTTTTGAATATGGAGTTTCACAGGTATCTGTTTGAAAAAAACGACATTTACGGCCATGTATATGAAGTCATAAATGCTTCGATGCCTGGCTTTCTTAAGGACTTGGAAAAGAGCTTGCCGGATGATGTCAAACAGCAGGTGGATCTTGCCGGCATGTTAGAAAGCTCCGTTACTTCCGATATGGTAAAAACCAACCTGGACTCGCTTAGGGATGGTTTATTCCAGTATTTTAGCGGCCAAAGCATGTTTCTTCCCGAGATATATTTTGAAATAAACCCCAGCCTATACACTGAAAACCGGGTGCAAACTAATAATCAATTGGATATGGCAGTGCAAGCATTTTCCAAAATAGACAGGATCAATCTGAGCGCTGTCCTGCTTTATTTAAATAGAAACGATATTTCAGATTTATTTTTGTTCATAAAATTCATCTATTATGTATTTAATACCGCTCCGGGCATTTTGTTGCTCATAGCATTGCTGCTGTTTTTTATCAGTTTGATATTGTCCCGGAAACCCGCAGATATCAGCCGTTGGGCATCCATCCTTTCCGCTTCCTGTGGTATTGCAGGTTTCTTATCGGGAAGCGGGTTGATTCTGTATATATACATTTTTATGAAGGGAGCGGCATACCCTCTTACCGCTTCTCTTCCTCTGGAAGGTGAAGTGATCGTGTCATACATTCGGGAATGCATGCTTCCTTCCTCCGTATTTACCTTGGCTTCCGGGCTTATTTTTTGCATTATATCGATCGTCCTGCATTATGCTCCCTCAGTTTTACCATCGGTATTCTCCGGAAAAAGCAAGATGCCGCAAAAAGTAGTCGTCTTGAATAATAATGTGCTGCAAACCCTGAAACTAACGGCTTATGTATTCCTATGCCTGCTTATTGTTTCATTCATAAGCCTGAAGCTTCAATCCTTCAAAAGGGACTATGAAGCCAACAATTTTGCCTCTGCCGTTGAAAAAATGAAAAATTCCAACAAAATCACCCAGGTTATATCTGCCAAGGATGAAGCCATATATACGGTCAACATAAAGCTAATAGACAAGGAAACGGAAGAACCGGTTCCAGGCATTATGGTTGACATAAATGGAGAATCTGCTTCCTCCGGTAAAAAGTATGATCTGACCTCAATAACGGATGAAACCGGCACAGCCAGATTCACGGTCGACAAGGGAAATTTCAAGGCAAGCTTCGTTAGTACGGATTTTCCAAGGGAATATCAGATGCCTTCGCCCTTCTTTTTCGAAATGAAAACGGCAGGCACAACCATAATCACAATAAGACTGGAGCGGCAACCTGTACTTGTTCAGGATGGCATGGGAATCATAGAGATAGAAGTGCTGGACAAGGATAACAAGCCCTTGGAAGGTCTCGAGCTCACTTTGGGGGAGGTTGTCCTGGGCCTGGAGAATGACACCCGGTATAATGTCTTCTCTTATACAAATTCGGAAGGCATTGCCGTATTCAAGGTTGCTCCGGGGACATACAGCGCATCCTTTACCGAGCCAGGACTAATCAAAAGCTACGTCACTCCCTCTCCTTTTGAAGTAACCGCAGCACAAGGCTCAATAGCCAGATACACAATAAGGCTGGCAGAACCATAA
- a CDS encoding purine-nucleoside phosphorylase, with protein MDDLYRKAAESAEYIQKRLTTKPQIGIVLGSGLGPLVNEVKEQIEIDYGDIPNFPIPTVEGHAGKLIAGEIGGKPVLVMKGRFHFYEGYDISQVVFHIRVFKLLGISHILVTNAAGGVNRDFSPGDLMLITDHISFFAPSPLRGKNVDEFGVRFPDMSEAYNKELIAMAEKTAGELGIKLQKGVYAFTQGPMYETPAEIRALRILGADAVGMSTVPEVIAARHAGMKVLGISCITNMAAGILEQPLSHEEVMETAKKVEARFVSLVNKLISNWNV; from the coding sequence ATGGATGATCTTTATAGAAAAGCGGCGGAAAGCGCGGAATATATACAGAAACGGTTGACTACCAAGCCTCAGATAGGAATTGTTTTAGGGTCGGGTCTAGGACCGTTGGTTAATGAAGTTAAAGAGCAAATTGAGATTGACTACGGAGATATCCCTAATTTCCCCATACCCACAGTTGAAGGGCATGCCGGAAAGCTCATTGCCGGAGAGATCGGAGGGAAGCCGGTTCTTGTCATGAAAGGCCGTTTCCATTTTTATGAGGGTTACGACATATCTCAGGTTGTTTTTCATATCAGGGTGTTTAAGCTTTTAGGCATAAGCCATATTCTGGTCACCAACGCAGCAGGGGGTGTAAACAGGGATTTCAGTCCGGGGGATCTTATGCTCATAACCGATCACATCAGCTTTTTTGCTCCATCGCCCTTGAGGGGTAAGAATGTGGATGAATTTGGGGTTAGGTTCCCCGATATGAGCGAGGCATACAACAAAGAGCTGATCGCCATGGCAGAAAAAACAGCCGGTGAACTGGGCATCAAGCTGCAGAAGGGGGTTTACGCTTTTACCCAGGGGCCCATGTATGAAACCCCGGCGGAAATAAGGGCTTTGAGAATACTGGGAGCCGATGCCGTAGGCATGTCCACCGTTCCGGAGGTTATTGCAGCCAGGCATGCCGGAATGAAAGTCCTGGGTATTTCATGCATAACCAATATGGCAGCCGGCATTTTGGAGCAGCCCCTGTCCCATGAGGAAGTTATGGAAACAGCAAAAAAGGTGGAGGCCAGGTTTGTTTCCCTGGTAAACAAGCTTATAAGCAATTGGAATGTATGA
- a CDS encoding adenosylhomocysteinase, giving the protein MKSVIRDINLAESGRQKIEWVRKNMPLLRSLEDEFSKTQPFKGVRVTISVHLEAKTAYLAKVIAAGGGEVSVTGSNPLSTQDDVAAALAADGLDVYAWHNATSEEYMEHLNMALGYKPNIIIDDGGDLVHMLHTKRRELLPHIMGGCEETTTGVIRLKAMEREGSLMFPMIAVNNAYCKYLFDNRYGTGQSVWDGINRTTNLIVAGKNVVVIGYGWCGKGVAMRAKGLGASVIVCEVDPVKAAEAVMDGFKVMKMNDAAKVGDIFITVTGCKRVISEEHFKVMKDGAIMCNAGHFDVEICIPEMEALAVEKKVQRQNITGYRMSDGRWLNLLAEGRLVNLAAGDGHPAEIMDMSFALQALSAQYMLNNYSKMGNKVVDVPADIDNRVAEMKLKSWGIEIDKLTDDQKKYLESWAV; this is encoded by the coding sequence ATGAAGAGTGTTATTCGCGACATAAACCTGGCAGAATCAGGAAGGCAGAAGATTGAGTGGGTAAGAAAGAACATGCCGCTGTTGAGAAGTTTGGAAGATGAGTTCAGTAAAACTCAGCCTTTTAAAGGCGTGAGGGTGACAATATCAGTCCATCTGGAAGCTAAAACCGCTTATCTGGCAAAGGTGATCGCTGCCGGCGGAGGTGAGGTGTCGGTTACAGGAAGCAACCCCCTTTCGACTCAGGATGACGTGGCAGCAGCTCTTGCAGCCGACGGACTTGATGTATATGCATGGCACAATGCAACCAGTGAAGAGTATATGGAGCACCTGAATATGGCTTTGGGATACAAGCCCAATATAATAATAGATGACGGCGGAGATCTGGTTCATATGCTGCATACGAAAAGAAGAGAACTGCTTCCTCATATAATGGGTGGCTGCGAAGAAACGACTACGGGCGTTATCAGGCTCAAAGCCATGGAAAGAGAAGGTTCTCTTATGTTCCCGATGATAGCGGTAAACAATGCTTACTGCAAATACCTTTTTGACAACCGTTATGGCACAGGACAATCCGTCTGGGACGGCATCAACAGAACTACAAACCTGATTGTTGCAGGAAAAAATGTGGTAGTCATCGGATATGGATGGTGCGGCAAAGGAGTGGCTATGAGAGCCAAAGGGCTTGGTGCCAGCGTGATCGTCTGTGAAGTAGATCCGGTGAAAGCAGCCGAAGCAGTCATGGATGGCTTTAAAGTCATGAAGATGAATGATGCGGCTAAGGTGGGCGATATATTCATCACTGTAACCGGATGCAAAAGGGTGATTAGCGAGGAACACTTTAAAGTGATGAAGGACGGAGCTATAATGTGCAATGCCGGACACTTCGATGTGGAAATATGCATTCCGGAAATGGAAGCCCTGGCTGTAGAGAAAAAAGTACAGAGGCAAAATATAACAGGCTACAGGATGAGCGACGGAAGATGGCTTAACCTGTTGGCGGAAGGAAGGCTTGTAAACCTCGCCGCAGGGGATGGACATCCTGCCGAGATAATGGATATGAGCTTTGCTCTGCAGGCTTTGAGTGCGCAATATATGCTGAATAATTACAGCAAGATGGGAAACAAAGTGGTGGATGTGCCTGCGGACATTGACAACCGCGTTGCCGAGATGAAGCTCAAGTCCTGGGGAATTGAGATAGATAAGCTTACCGACGACCAGAAAAAGTATCTGGAAAGCTGGGCGGTGTAA
- a CDS encoding methyltransferase domain-containing protein — translation MDKEILTMEEAAELFGVSVKTFIKLLKEEKVPARKIGREWRFSRKALIDWLSSGDSQSYSLSEVDAKDFFDEVAPKWEELSRSYYGESIKNKLIEMNIFNKDMIVMDLGCGDGYIARGISKLVKKVIAVDISGEMLKELRKKAEKSGITNVETLQTQAEDVPVEDSSVDAVCANMFLHHMEDPEVQIREMYRIVKPGGIAVVSDYVEHSDRELKEKMHDVWMGFNKNEMKKWFMAAGFKGIKTQMVQDARNIGIFIMIANK, via the coding sequence TTGGATAAGGAAATACTTACAATGGAGGAAGCGGCCGAACTTTTCGGAGTGAGTGTAAAGACATTTATCAAGCTCCTTAAAGAGGAAAAGGTTCCGGCCAGAAAGATCGGGCGGGAATGGAGATTCAGCAGGAAAGCTTTGATTGACTGGCTTTCTTCCGGAGATTCGCAGTCTTACTCTCTCAGTGAGGTGGACGCCAAAGATTTTTTTGATGAGGTTGCCCCCAAATGGGAGGAACTGAGCAGGAGTTACTATGGCGAATCCATTAAGAATAAGCTCATAGAAATGAACATATTTAATAAAGATATGATTGTTATGGATCTCGGCTGCGGAGACGGATATATAGCAAGGGGCATTTCAAAGCTGGTAAAAAAGGTTATAGCTGTGGATATATCCGGAGAAATGCTGAAAGAGCTCAGAAAAAAAGCTGAAAAAAGCGGGATAACGAATGTGGAGACTCTCCAGACCCAGGCCGAGGATGTTCCGGTGGAGGATTCTAGCGTTGATGCGGTATGTGCCAACATGTTCCTGCATCATATGGAGGATCCTGAGGTTCAAATAAGGGAGATGTACAGAATCGTAAAGCCCGGTGGAATAGCTGTGGTATCGGACTATGTGGAACATTCCGACAGGGAGCTCAAAGAGAAGATGCATGATGTATGGATGGGTTTTAATAAAAACGAGATGAAAAAATGGTTCATGGCTGCCGGGTTTAAAGGGATTAAAACCCAGATGGTTCAGGACGCCAGAAATATAGGGATATTTATAATGATCGCAAACAAATGA
- a CDS encoding amidohydrolase: MNILIKNVDVIISGSEQNIIRNGNIGIQGDTILFVNAGGNTPPGFNPDKVIDGKNRLAMPGLVNAHTHSSMTLLRNFADDLALEEWLFNRIIPLEAKLGPEDIYWGTMLAIAEMIKSGTTCFADMYLHMDEVARAVLESGIRANISKGPLVSNLRGKPGISVDSEGCMEYFKTWNNQGNGRIKTCVEIHSVYLYDEMSLREAAELAKKLNAGIHIHVLETEAERNNSIRMYGMNPAEACLEFGIFDVPVIAAHCVHLSDSDMEILKSRNVNAVHNPGSNLKLGSGIARVPDMLDRGINVCLGTDGAASNNNLNMFEEMHLAALLHKGVQCNPTLMNAKQVLKMATANGASALGFGDDTGYIDEGMKADIILLDIDKPHLCPVNNPISAVVYSAQGSDVDTVIINGEVVMENRKLLTIDEEKVKYKVKEIAARLSGLR; encoded by the coding sequence ATGAACATATTGATAAAAAACGTAGATGTTATTATATCCGGATCGGAGCAAAATATAATCAGAAACGGAAATATCGGAATACAGGGGGATACCATCCTCTTTGTGAACGCCGGGGGGAATACTCCTCCAGGTTTTAACCCGGATAAAGTTATAGACGGTAAAAACCGGCTGGCAATGCCGGGTTTGGTCAATGCTCATACCCATAGTTCCATGACTCTGTTGAGGAATTTTGCTGATGACCTCGCTCTGGAAGAGTGGCTTTTTAACAGGATAATTCCCCTGGAGGCAAAGCTTGGCCCAGAGGACATTTATTGGGGTACCATGCTGGCTATAGCCGAGATGATAAAGTCGGGAACAACTTGCTTTGCCGATATGTATCTTCATATGGATGAAGTGGCCCGTGCCGTGTTGGAATCGGGAATCAGGGCGAATATTTCAAAAGGGCCCCTGGTATCCAATCTCAGGGGAAAGCCTGGTATAAGCGTTGATTCCGAAGGCTGCATGGAATATTTCAAGACATGGAATAATCAAGGCAATGGAAGAATAAAAACCTGTGTGGAAATACATTCCGTATACCTGTATGATGAAATGTCACTTAGGGAAGCTGCGGAGCTTGCAAAAAAGCTAAACGCCGGAATACACATTCATGTGCTGGAAACTGAGGCGGAGCGCAATAACAGCATTAGGATGTACGGCATGAATCCTGCAGAAGCATGTCTGGAGTTCGGCATCTTTGATGTGCCGGTCATAGCTGCTCATTGTGTGCACCTTAGCGACAGTGACATGGAAATATTAAAAAGCAGAAATGTCAATGCGGTGCACAATCCCGGCAGCAATCTGAAGCTGGGCAGCGGAATTGCAAGAGTGCCTGATATGCTGGATAGGGGAATCAATGTCTGTCTTGGCACCGACGGAGCCGCCAGCAATAACAATCTTAACATGTTTGAGGAGATGCACCTGGCAGCTCTTCTTCATAAAGGGGTCCAGTGTAACCCCACGCTTATGAATGCAAAGCAGGTACTGAAAATGGCTACCGCAAATGGAGCTTCGGCTCTGGGATTTGGCGACGATACCGGTTATATAGACGAGGGTATGAAAGCTGACATCATTCTGCTGGATATCGATAAGCCTCATCTGTGCCCGGTGAATAATCCCATATCGGCAGTTGTGTATTCGGCACAAGGCTCCGATGTGGATACGGTTATCATTAACGGTGAGGTTGTGATGGAAAACAGGAAGCTGCTGACAATAGATGAGGAAAAGGTGAAATACAAGGTGAAGGAAATCGCCGCCAGGCTAAGCGGTTTACGGTAA